GCCCGCATCGCGGTCGGCTTTGCTGCGGGGGATAAACTTCTTACCCAGCCAACGATACTCTACTTGCAAGTGAAATTCTGAGAACAATCCATCGTGCAATAAGTTCGCGCTAAACTGCCGCGAATACTCGGGCGCATCGGCATAGACACGAATCGCTCCGTCAATCACACGAAAAATATCATCCAGAGGAAGAGACGACCCGTCGCCTTTTTTCCCGCGGTAGGCAGTCCACCCCTCCAAATTCTCCCCGTTAAACAAGTCAATCCACTCAGATCCAACCGAGCTCACCTCCTGTAAATCGAGGCTCTCGACCTTCAAGCTGCGAATTGCAATCGGTCCATGGTCACCCTGAATCACAATCGGTCCCGTCGCGCTCTCACCCTCTATCTGGTGGGACCGAGTCGGACCCGTCGCTTCGACTTCCTCCTGAACCAGCTGATCATTGAGGTGGACGGATACAAAGCGGGCGTTTTCGGTCTTGCTTCCATCCGAATCAAAGCGCGGTGCGCGAAAAACAATCTCCAGTGTCTGCCATTCACCTGCTGGTTTCGCGGCATTCACGAGTGGAGCTACACCATCGTAACCCCTGTCCCTGCCCTGTTTCCGCCCGTCCCATCTTTGGTAGAGTCCACCCAGATCACTGTGTTGCGGATTCCCAACACCATAGCTGTCAAATACTTGAATTTCATAACGGCCCATCAGGTAGACTCCGGAGTTTGAGCCTTCGGGAATCATGAAGTCCAAGTGAACCGAAACATCGCCGTACTCTTCCTTCGTTCGGAGGTGGGAGTGTTTTTTCTTCTTTGTCGTTGCATTGATCAAAATCCCTCCGGGCCCGTCATGGGGTTCGGCCGAAAGCTCCGTTTCACCGGGAACCGCGCTGGTAGTGGAAGCCGTGAACCATCCTTTGGCCGGTGCAAAGTTCGAAAGGACATCGCCCTCAATCAAGTCATTTGCGGGAAGTCCTTTGGAAAACAAGACTAGGACGCCCACCAATAGAAACGATTGCTTTCTCATAAAAAAGTCCGAAGCACAATGGGAACAGAGCGTAAGGTATGGAGTCGGTAGGATTAGGGAGAGCAGAGCGCGGCGATCATAATATACTTATCGAAATCCGCCTCCTCTCCAGATGAATAGTGTTCACCGAACTCCAGAGGGGTTGATGGTTATGGGTAGCGGATGTAAAGCGAATACCAGGCAGAGAAACTCCATGACACCCACTAGCACCACTGAGAGATTTCTCGGGTCAGAAGCGCCTTAAATTCGCTTCTCGGTCAACACCTGCAGAGGACTCTTCCAACAGCACTTTTCCACAACAGCCCTGTCAGGTTTTGGAGTGGCAAAACTGATGCAAACGGTGCTTATCAGGGCTGCTCGGTCATTTAAGACCGGTCCGTACCGTAGTAGAATGGTTGGTCCAAACGGATGTCCAGAAGAAGAAACATCCCTAAAGGCACCGTAACGGTTGACGTGTTTTCCTTTATCTCGAACTCCCTACCGGTGAGCACGTTAGTCATTGAAAGAGGCTTCACCGTGTTGAAGTGAACCGTAACAGTCCGGTCATCCGGATTGAGGTAACCGCTATCGATCAGCGTAAGGCGAAAACGATCAACCGCTGACTGGGCGCATACCCACCCTACATCATCCCCCGATAGGGAAACTGGTAAAAGATTCTTACCCTCCTCAACCGCTGGAAGAACCGTACCGTAGAAGAAATCACCGTTTGCTGGATGGGTCTCTGATCCATCACTTTCGATATAGTTCCGACCGTCCGTAATAAACTCGGTTAAAATATCCCGATAAAGCGGATGGAGATTATTCCAGATACGTAAGCGGTTGTCTGCGGGAGAGGCAAAGACTCCATTCTCAACGGGGGTGGTTAGGACCATTCCATGAGGATAGGGTGGGATAAAATTCTGGCGTCGATCCAAAACACCCGCTGCAAAACTTGAAAAATCCCACTCCGTATTCCTAGCTCCAATCCATGATCCTTCCAGTCTTCCAACAACCATCGGGTTTTCCGCCTGTTCAGCCGCATCATAGTAAGTCGACCACTTAGAGATAACATTACTCTCAATGTAACGCTCATCCGGTTCGCTTTTGATACCAAAGTGAACTGGAGAGAAGCTCACAATCTCTTCTCGACGAGGAAGATACAGGGCTCCCGAAGCAATCAACTCCCAGATCAAGCTCTGGTAATCCATGTCGGAATAGGTACTGTGAGAATAACGTGCTCCGTAAGCCAACCGGTAGATCATGTGACGAAGGAAGTGATTGGGGACGATTTGAGCCGCGGACTCCCGAGTCCGATCAAAACTAGTATTATCGCGTGTGGTCCGCATGCCCCAAAAATTAAAGCAGCCACTAGCCCACAAACCAAGGCGGTGTGAAAGACTCAACTCACCCGTTTTGGAGGTGCTTTCTTCCATACAAGAGGAAAAGACGTTCTTCAAATCTCCGGCGATAAAGTCACTCCATACCTCCAAATGAACCGTGCTACCCCAGAAGAGATGCTTGTTGTTGAAAGCCATAATTCCTCTTCGCGTGGAAAGATAGTCGGCTATATCCAGGAACAAGCGCCCAATGGGGTATTTCATATCGTCGCTAGTCGACTGAACCTCAGCCCATGACAGAACGGTGGTGCGGCCACGGTCCTTTTCAAAGCTCGCGTCAATCGCGGCCTTCAAACTCTCAGGGCTGTAATAATAAGGGTCGTTGCCATGACCAGCACGGAAGCTCAATCCGAAGGGTGAGCTGTCGATCTTCGGCTGCCAGTGCTCGGCAAGTAGTTCCTCCCGCGTGCGATTGTACTTTATACCATTGTCATATCGGTGGAGGTAGGGTTCTCGAACAGGCTCGACAATCGGTTCGACTTTCGTAATCGCGACAGAATCCTTCCAGTCTTGTTTCTCAACATTTGTAGTGTGGGCAAATGTCATAAAAAAGGGATTGACCGTTCCATACTTCTCCCGGAGGGCCACCGAGGTTGGGTGATTCACTCCTCCTGACACTTCAATAATGGTCTGAGGAACACGCTCCCAACTGGGTCGAACAAACTCGTTCACCTGCTTGCGGATGTCCGCATAGTTCGCCTTCATCTTTCTCATCTTTCCCGGCGGATCCAAGTCGCGGAGATTCTGCATCCAATACGGTGACATTGTATCAACGACGTGGATTGCACTGCCTCCGCTTTGAGCGCTGGCGAAGAGAATTCGACCCTTATCCCGGTCATTCCACATACCGTTAGGCGAGTGAGGCATCACAACGCTTCCCAACTCGTTTGATAAATCCGCGGAGCGCACGATCACCTTGTTCCCACAGAGAATAAACATCCTATGGTCGCCATCACCGGGAATATCTGTCATCGTGGAGTAGCGGTACGTCTTAAATGGCCGTATAAAACGCTCTTCGTGTGCAGTCGATACCCCAGAGGAAAGATCGATCGACTCAACCTTAATTGAAAAGGAGTTGCCACCCATGTAGAGATGGTAGTTTCCATCACCATCCGGATCGGAAAATTCCAGGGCCCCAATCGAATCCTGAATTTCGGATTCGAGACTAGGTATCGGTGCCATCCCGAATTCCCCCAAAGGTTCAAAAACATAAAAGCGTCCACGAAACTGTTGCTGGATGAAACCGAGCATCCAGAGTTGATCTGTACCATCTCCTTGGGGAACGGGGCGAAGAAAATTCGGGGTGTGAGCTTTTCCTACGTTCCGGCCCATGTATTCCGAAGCTGATCCCCAAGGTTCCAAGTCGGAGTAGAAGGCAGAATCGACAGTTGCAAGAAGGTTACCGTTAACGTCGAGCCAGTACATATTTCTGTCGAATCCCCCGCACGCAATGTATTTGGTTCCCTCGCCACGGACTGTGCATACCGCATTCATGGGCACTTCGTTGGGTTCAACCGGATTCGACTCGTCTGGAGAATAAAATTCCCACATCTGATCGCCCGTCGCTGCTTCAAGGCACCGCACACTACCATCCGCAACCGCCACCAGAATCTCCTCGTCGCCGTCCCCGTTCAAATCATCACACCAGACGTCGCGCACCATTAAACCGGAAAGAGGGTTCTCCCAAAGGAGATTTCCGTCGTAATCAAATGCAACAACCGTGCCCTCATAGCTTGCTCCGATAATGATGCTTTCTCCGTTTAGAATCGCATTGCGAACCGTGAGTATCGTGTAACCGGTGTCAAAACTCTGAACGCCTCCAGATTCGTTTGTCACATCATCCGCTGAGGTAACCGCAAAGTAAGTGACGGATAGACCAGTATCCCGTTCGAGGTCGCTTTTATTTTTTGATTCAAAGTAATATCCTACCCCTGCGACCTCGGATAAAGAGATTTCCGTCGGGAGGACAGAAAACGAAACTTCGCCATTCCGAAATGGCGTGAATCTGTACCAGTTCAGGAAAACCGCCTTATCGGTAACGAGACTACCAGTCTCCTCGATGGGAGAACTCGCAAACCATTCCCCACTCTCCATTTCTACTACCCAACGGAAATGGATTTCTGCAGTCCAATGGCTATCGTCCTTCTTGATGGCAAAACTCTCGAGGTTTCCGATCGGATTGAGAAAATCACTCCAAACGACCATAGCCGAGAAGGACTCATTTGGGCTAGTTTCTCTGTGCAAACGAATTTGGTCACCATTTCCGCTATCGACAACCGTGACTGTCTCGTTCTCGTGCGAAGTTGCCCCGTAAAACGCTGGGGAGAATCCTTCAGGATACATGTAGTATAGGTATCCCTGTGGCGGGTTTGCGATGCGGGTTGAGTCGTAGGTTGTCTCAAGAGTATTCAAACCAGCCTCACTTGAATAAACGATATCGGTCGCACCATCCGGATCGCCCCATCGAACCACAAACACCGCATTCTCTTCCTCGGAAAAAGCTTCATCACCTTCAAACCTCGTGCTATCCCCTAACTGGGCACCAGTCTTGGTCGACAGAGAAGGCGAGAGCCCTGAACTCGACACCTCAATTCCAAGTAGTTCATGAGTCCGAAGTGCGTTTCCCCCGTCGTTTGACTCAGCGGAAAAGGCTCGTTGCACCGAGAAGCCGGATAGCAATCCTGCTAGGACTAGATAGACGCCAGACATGAACTACCGACACGCTGACTCGGATCTACACTCTCCAAATGAAGATAAATCAGCGACTCAATCATTGAGGATCTCGATTCTGATCCGGAAAAACGCTTGATCCATATCAGTGACGTCCAAACCGTAAATCTCAGTCCGCGAACCGCTACCCATCGACTCTGCGCTAAAGTCGGACCAGTCTGTGCTCCAAATTTCGTTCCGCAAGTCGTCTGTCCACTCTGCAATGTAATTGATTCCAAGTCTTTCTGAATCCAACCGAACAAAATCCAAGGCAAACCGTTTTTGAAGAGAGTTGTAGGAGAAGTTTGGTGAATGGCCACGGTCCCGAGCGTTCCAAGGATGACCCTGGAAAGCGAACTCGGCAAGATCGACTACACCATCTTTGTCAGCATCCGCGGTCGAAAGCCCACTCAAACCATAGTCACTTGCGTACCGGCCCCACTCGTTGTCTGGAAAGAACGGCTCACTCAACTCGATATCAAGAAAAGTGAACATACCCAGTGGAACCAATACTGCAGAAGAGTCTCCGTTGATGGCGATGCTTTCATTACTCAACAAATCGGTTACAGCGACCGGCTTCACCGTATTGAAATGGATAGTCACCAAACGATCACCAGGATTCAAGTAGCCACTATCTACCAGAGTTAACCGTAAGCGGTTGGGCGCAGACTGAGCACAGACCCAGCCGACCTCGTCACCCGAAAGATAAATCGGAAGGAGACTCTTAGCATTTTCAACAGCTGGCCTTACTGTGCTGTAAAAGTAAGCACTGTTAGCAGCGTAGGTGGCGGATCCATCGGCTTCAATGTAGTTGCGGCCGTCGGTGATGATCTCCGTCATTCGGTTCCGATAAAGCGGATGAAGGTTATATCGCAGCCTCTCACGACTGTCTGCCCGGGATGCGTAGAGACCATTTTCAACCGGAGTAGTGAGAACCATTCCATGCGGATAAGGAGGAATAAAATTCTGCCTTCGATCCAAGACCCCAGCAGCAAACGTTGAAAAATCCCATTCAGTGTTTCTTGCCCCAACCCAGCAGCCTTCCAAGCGCCCGATCACCATCGGGTTTGCCGACTGTTCGGCTGCATCGTAATACGTGCTCCATTTAGAAATTACGTTACCCTTCACATACCGCTCATCCGGCTCGCTCTTCACTCCGAAATGAACCGGAGAGAAACTAACAATTTCTTCTCGGCGAGGAAGGTAAAGGGCTCCCGAAGCGACCAACTCCCACACTAGACTCTGGTAATCCATATCAGAGTAACTGCTGTGGGAGTAGCGTGCTCCGTAAGCTAAACGATAGACCATGTGCCTCAGAAAGTGATTGGGTACAATCTGAGCAGCGATCTCCCGGGTCCTGTCAAAACTGGTGTTGTCCCGGGTAGTCCGCATTCCCCAGATATCGAAACAACCGCTCGCCCACAGACCAAGGCGGTGTGAAAGACTCAACTCACCAGTCTTGGAGGTGCTTTCTTCCATACAAGTCGAAAAGACCTCCTTGAACTCTCCGGAAATAAAATCGCTCCAGACTTCCCTGTGAACAGTGCTTCCCCAAAACAAGTGTTTGTTATTGAAAGCCATCATCCCGTTCCTCGTCGACAAATGGTTAGCTATTTCGCGAAACAAACGATCAATCGGATATTTCATCTCACTACCCGTAGCCTGCACCTCCGCCCAAGAAAGAACGGTTTTTTGGTTTGGACCTTTAGCGTAGCTCGCATCGATAGCGGCTTTCAAAGTGTCCGGATTGTAATAGTAGGGGTCGTTGCCGTGTCCTGCCCGAAAACTTAGCCCAAACAAGGATTCGTCGATCTTTGGTTGCCAATGCTGGTCAAGAAGCTGCTGACGAGTGCGTCCATAAGTGATCCCATTGTCGAATCGTTGGAGATACGGTTCGTTGGCTGGTGTAACAACCGGCTCTACTGTTGTGGTTTCGACTGAATTTTTCCACCCTTGCTGTTCTACATTCGTGGTGTGGGCGAATGTCATGAAAAGCGGATTTACGGTCCCATACTTCTCACGAAGGGCAACTGCCGTTTCATGGGTTGCTCCACCTGAAACTTCGATCATCTGATCAGGAAGTCGCTCCCAAGCTGGCCTAACAAAGCCCCTCACCTTCTCTCTAATATCGGTGTAGTTCGCTTTCATTGATCTCAATTTTCCGGGAGGATCGAGATCCCTGAGAGCCTGCTTCCAGTAAGGCATGGAAAGATCCACAATATGGATCGAGCTACCTCCGCTTTGGGCACTGGCAAAAAGAATGCGATTCTTATCCCGATCGTGCCACATACTGTGAGGAGCGTGCGGCATTAAAACACTCCCTAAGTCGTCCGAGAGATCCGCTGATCGAAGAACAACTTTATTTCCGCAGAGGATGAACATTTTGTATCCGCTTCCGTTGGGGACATCCGTCAGAGTCGAGAATCGATAGGTTTTAAAGGGTCTATTGAAGTCTTCTTCATGAAATGTCGAAACGCCTGTTGAAAGATCGATCGATTCTACTCGAATACTGAATGCGTTGCCACCCGCATAAAGGCTGTAAGCGCCATCACCATCAGGATCAGAAATCTCAAGAGCCCCGATCGAGTCGTTTATCTTCGAATCCAGGCCAG
This genomic window from Verrucomicrobiota bacterium contains:
- a CDS encoding DUF1080 domain-containing protein, whose protein sequence is MRKQSFLLVGVLVLFSKGLPANDLIEGDVLSNFAPAKGWFTASTTSAVPGETELSAEPHDGPGGILINATTKKKKHSHLRTKEEYGDVSVHLDFMIPEGSNSGVYLMGRYEIQVFDSYGVGNPQHSDLGGLYQRWDGRKQGRDRGYDGVAPLVNAAKPAGEWQTLEIVFRAPRFDSDGSKTENARFVSVHLNDQLVQEEVEATGPTRSHQIEGESATGPIVIQGDHGPIAIRSLKVESLDLQEVSSVGSEWIDLFNGENLEGWTAYRGKKGDGSSLPLDDIFRVIDGAIRVYADAPEYSRQFSANLLHDGLFSEFHLQVEYRWLGKKFIPRSKADRDAGILFHIYEEQSLVWPSSVEMQLGDGIPEENGKYVTGDLFVLGRNTRTKTPIHDGVFQEGAELEERGRFSPGKNLRGVTPIYAENPIGEWNLAEVVVHGSEKAEFYLNGTLVNQVFDMEFLDADEQWKPLGSGQISVQAEWADLEYRVIRLKDLGE
- a CDS encoding PQQ-binding-like beta-propeller repeat protein encodes the protein MSGVYLVLAGLLSGFSVQRAFSAESNDGGNALRTHELLGIEVSSSGLSPSLSTKTGAQLGDSTRFEGDEAFSEEENAVFVVRWGDPDGATDIVYSSEAGLNTLETTYDSTRIANPPQGYLYYMYPEGFSPAFYGATSHENETVTVVDSGNGDQIRLHRETSPNESFSAMVVWSDFLNPIGNLESFAIKKDDSHWTAEIHFRWVVEMESGEWFASSPIEETGSLVTDKAVFLNWYRFTPFRNGEVSFSVLPTEISLSEVAGVGYYFESKNKSDLERDTGLSVTYFAVTSADDVTNESGGVQSFDTGYTILTVRNAILNGESIIIGASYEGTVVAFDYDGNLLWENPLSGLMVRDVWCDDLNGDGDEEILVAVADGSVRCLEAATGDQMWEFYSPDESNPVEPNEVPMNAVCTVRGEGTKYIACGGFDRNMYWLDVNGNLLATVDSAFYSDLEPWGSASEYMGRNVGKAHTPNFLRPVPQGDGTDQLWMLGFIQQQFRGRFYVFEPLGEFGMAPIPSLESEIQDSIGALEFSDPDGDGNYHLYMGGNSFSIKVESIDLSSGVSTAHEERFIRPFKTYRYSTMTDIPGDGDHRMFILCGNKVIVRSADLSNELGSVVMPHSPNGMWNDRDKGRILFASAQSGGSAIHVVDTMSPYWMQNLRDLDPPGKMRKMKANYADIRKQVNEFVRPSWERVPQTIIEVSGGVNHPTSVALREKYGTVNPFFMTFAHTTNVEKQDWKDSVAITKVEPIVEPVREPYLHRYDNGIKYNRTREELLAEHWQPKIDSSPFGLSFRAGHGNDPYYYSPESLKAAIDASFEKDRGRTTVLSWAEVQSTSDDMKYPIGRLFLDIADYLSTRRGIMAFNNKHLFWGSTVHLEVWSDFIAGDLKNVFSSCMEESTSKTGELSLSHRLGLWASGCFNFWGMRTTRDNTSFDRTRESAAQIVPNHFLRHMIYRLAYGARYSHSTYSDMDYQSLIWELIASGALYLPRREEIVSFSPVHFGIKSEPDERYIESNVISKWSTYYDAAEQAENPMVVGRLEGSWIGARNTEWDFSSFAAGVLDRRQNFIPPYPHGMVLTTPVENGVFASPADNRLRIWNNLHPLYRDILTEFITDGRNYIESDGSETHPANGDFFYGTVLPAVEEGKNLLPVSLSGDDVGWVCAQSAVDRFRLTLIDSGYLNPDDRTVTVHFNTVKPLSMTNVLTGREFEIKENTSTVTVPLGMFLLLDIRLDQPFYYGTDRS